TCGGCCCGCGGCGGCAGTTTGAACTCCGCCAGCGACTGCACCATCTTCTCCGCCAAAAGCTTCATATCGGTATCCGAATAGGTGTAGTCCCATTCGGTGACCTCATCGGGCCGGACATAGTGCGAGGTGGCACAGGTTAAAAGCCCCAGCAGTGCCATTGGCAAAAGCAGCCAGTCTGCCCTCATTTCTGCTCCTCCTCTTTTTGTTTCTGCTCCTTCAGACTTTCAATCATGAACCGGACAAACGCCTGACTGATTGCGGTCACCGGAGTTTTAGATTCCGGTTCATAGAGCGCCCAGACCAGCACCTTGTCCTGCGGCACATCCACGAGCGCCAGTGAGACCGCCCGCATCTCCTCGGCTGAACATGATCCCTTACTCCGGACACAATGGCCACAGCGGGCGATGATATTGCCGGTAATCAGACTGTTAGCGCCCAGCTTGCGGGCAAACTCCACCGGTTCCGGCGGTGACTGCCGGTTTCTGCCCAGCTCCTTTTCTCCGGGATAAACCACCCGGATACTTTCACTCAGCAGATTGAGCGCCAGTGCATCCTCCAGCAGCCGGTTTGCCTGCGGATCGATTCCGGACAGCACCACCGCCACCGTGCCCAGAATCGGCAGCTTGCCCCCCGCATCCGGATGGACAAAACTGGCGACCGGTGCGAGCGCCGGCTTCTGCTCCTCAGCCAGAATCAGGGCGGTAAACAGCAGCAGAACTAATGCGATTGTCAACTTTCTCACCGTTTCACCTCCAGCTTCAGTCGGTAAATTTTATCTCAATCCGGTTGTTTGTCCAGCCCAGAACCTCAAACCGGACGGTAAAACCCCGCTCTTGCAAACCGCTCAGAACCTCCTGGGTGGTCGTCTCGGAAACGACTTCAATCAGTGCCTGGTCACCCGCAAGCTCCCGGCTCACCACCGTCACGACCCCGCGCAGTTTCGTGCTCAGCTCAGTTTTCAACCGCTCCACCTTCTCATAACCGGCATTCCGGCAGACAATTTCAGTTGTATTCGTCCGGCGGCTCCAGCCTGCAAGGATTCGGTTCATCAGCAACCGGCTTGAGGAGTCGGCAACCCGGTTCAGGACCTCGGTCCGGGAAAAGGGCAGAGTCAGACTCACTGTTGATGTTGCCAGCACCGCAGCGGTCTGGAGATTGACCGCACGCAGGACCAGCCCTGCCTGATAAAACTGGGTCTCGGTCTGGGTATAGGGTGAACGCCGCCGCTCCTGTGACCGGTTGAGTCTGCCGACGATGCCGATCTCCGCACCGGTCCGCAGTCCGGCAAGCTGTGCTGCTGCACTGTCCCCCGCAATCAGCCGGCGCAGCTGCTCTCTTGCCAGATTCTGCTCCAGAGTCTGCCGGTCCACAACCGGAAAACCCCGCTCCGCAAAATAGCCGCTGATTCTGGCTTCAACAAAACCGGCATCCTCATCTCCCTCCTCATCACCCTGAACCACGACCAGCACCCGTGGCCGGCCCTGCTCATTGAGCAGAATGCCGATCGCCTGCAGGTCATTTTCAATCCGGTCGGTCTTCACCCTTGCTCGAATCACCACCCGGTATAGCCCCTGCTCCCGGCTTTCACTCACCACCCGGTAGGAGGCAACATAACCGCTGGAGTTGGCATAAATCCGGTCGGAAAGGAGCTGGAAGTTCTGGACCCGGGTCTCGGCATTGATGAAACTGCCCACCGCCTGCTCCACCGCCTTGCGCAGTGCGTCCCGGAGTGCGCCGTCCCGGGCGATGTCCGGTTCACCGGTAATCGCCGCCACCCCTTCAGCCAGCACCTCCACCCCCTCACCACCACTGAGCACCACCTCAGAACCGGGTGCTGGTGTGGAACTGCCGGTTTTTGCGGTGTAGGCGGGCTGATAACAAAAGACAAAAGGCAGGATCAGCAGAAAAAAGGTCAGCGCCCGCATCTTCACCCCTTACAGTATCAGCCGGACAATCAGCCTGCCCGCCTCCAGCAGAAACTTCGCCCCGTCCTTGAGCCACTTCAGCTTCTCCGCATCCTGCCGGGAAATCACGATATCACTGCCCAGCCTGCCCCGCACCTCCTTAATCTTGAGCACCAGCGGCTGGCGGGCAAACTCAGGCCGGGAAAGAATCTCATCGAGCCGGGTGATGTAGTTCAGCACCGTCTGACCGGTTGAGCCGGTATAACGGTAAAGCTCCCGGGTATCCAGCAGGAGGTTACCGCTCTCATCATAAATTTTGGGAAACAGTGCGGGCTTGAGCCCGGTATTGCCCGCATCCAGCACCAGCCCGGAATACTGCTTGAAAAACTCCCGGACCGCAGGCGAAACCTGCGCCCGTATCTCTCCGGACTGCGGACCGAGCGCGGGCAGGAGCGCATCGGCAACGCTCTGCGGACCGTCCAGCGCCACCTCCAGCTCCACCTCAACAATCCCGGCAGCGGAATCGTATCTTGCCGGACCGGTCTGCCGTGCCCCCTTGATCACCCCTTCCACCCGGGTGTAAATCACATCATAGCGGGTAACAAAGTTCTCCACCTTGGTGTCCGAATCCACCCGCACCCCCTTGATGATCTCCAGGAGATTCCGCTGTGCCACCACCACCGCGGCCCGCTCCGCCATCAGCCTTGCCCTTGACAGATTCTCATCCGCCGGGTCCAGCACCCCGGAGCCGCGCGCCCGCACCACCCGCGCGCCCCAGTCAATCACCCCGCCCGGCACCGGCTCAACAATCTCATTCGGCGGAGCGATCGGACCGACCGGCACCGGCACGGTAAAACCGGTATCCTGAGGCATCGGTGGCATCTGCACCGGACCCGCAACCGGTGCCTGAGCTGGCGTCTGAACCGGACCACCGGCTGACCTCACATTTGCACCGGAACTGACACAGCCGGCAGCCATCAGCACCACAGCAAAACTGACCGGTAAACCGGCAATCCGCCTCATTTCACACCTCCCTTTTCCAGGAGCGGGAGCAGCGCGGTCAGCACCGCACCCTTGAGCGCCTCCTCGGCACCCTCAAAACTGGAACTCTGACCCTGTGCCGAATACAGCACCGACCCGTTCTCCACGCTCACAATCCGGACAGAAACCTCCGCATCCCGCTGATTCGGTGAATCGGAAAAGAACGGGTCATGCTTCACCTTCCCGATTCTGATACTCATCAGCGCATTCGCACCCATCAGCCCGCCCAGCCGGGCAGCGGTCTGTGGATCAACCACCCCCGACCAGGAGAACTCCTGCTCATTCAAAACCGCATCCACCTTTGAACGGTCAACCACCACCACCGTCGGAATCTTCAAAAGCTGGAGCTCGGCAAACTCCCTGAGTCCGCCTTCATCACCGGTATCAGAAGAACCGCCTGCCGGTGGCAGAACCGCAATCCGCCAGGTCCGGCTCAGATCAAACTCCGGAGAGATAGAATAGGGCTGAACCGCCTTCACCATCGCCGGCGTGCAGTTCAGAACTACTCCGGCACAAACCACCGCCGACAAAAGGGCAAGATAAAAACTTTTCATACTTAAATTATCCGGTATTTACCGCTCCTGTCAAACCGCAACCACCAATAACCAAAACAACATCGCAACCGTCACTGCAACCCGCACCTCCTGCATAACCGCTCCTGCTGCCATTTAAAATCCCATAGACCCACCCTCCCCGGAACTGCCCAGAGGGCAGGCTCTTCAGGGGTGTAATACAGCAAGTTATTGAACAATCATTACCTACAAAAACGGACCAACGGGGAATATACATCAGGCATAAATTACTGTTTTTCAGTATGATGGCGAATCCCTGCCCGTTTGTGTCCAATTTGTGAAATTTTGCGTTTTGAATTAAAGCGATTCCTCGACTCGCCTTCGGCTCGCTCGGAATGACAAGAGAAGGGTCATTTCGACCACAGCCCGAAGGGCGAAGTGGAGAAATCCCTTATCTCACCACCACCAGCCGGTGCCGGCGCTGCACCCCGGCACCCGCAAGATCAAGAAAATAAACACCAGCAGGCAGCGAGGGCAGGCTGATGCGGTTCTCCCCTCGCGCAAGATAACCCGCATAAACCAGCCGCTCCTGCCCGCTCACATCCCGCACCACCAGCCGGTAATCACCAGCACAACCAACAGAAAACCGCAAAGTTGCACCCGCACAGACCAGAGTGGCAGGGGAAATGTCACCTGCCGGCACTTCTGCCGGCCGTCCTTCCGCCATCCCGACCGGATAGCGCAGCTTCAGCACCAGAAAGTCGCTGGAGTCATAATCAGCATTGGCAACCTCACCAATCACATAACACACCCCGGGCTCAGCAATAACTATATCGGTAAACCGGCAGTTTTGGTTTTCCTGCCGGTAGGTCCAGTGCCATAACAGTGTGCCGTCCAGACTGTAACACAGAATCGCACCGCTGGATTCATTAAGAATGCTGTCATAACAACCACCGGCAACCAGCAGCTGTCCCGAAGGATCAAAACCGATTGCCTCCCCCCAGCTGTAATGGCTTAATCCGTCAACTCTGACCCAGTCCAGCGTGCCGTCAGGCTGATAGCGGGCGGTAACAAACGAGTCCGGCTGCACGATCCCCTGCTGCGTCTCATCCCAGGCATCACCGGTGATATAAAGGTTGCCTTCAGAATCGGCGGTAATATCTCTAGCTTCATCCTGAGGTTTGATATGAAGAATACGGACCCAACTAACATCACCAGTTTCATTCCATTGTATACTTAAACAATCAAACTGACCTCCCTCCACTGCGACATCCCCTGCGCCCGCAATGTAACCGTTGGTTGAATAATACAGCGAAACAATATCCTCAAGCGGATAACCAAAATCATACTCCCTCAGCCACAGCGATTCACCGCCGGGTGAAAGTTTCATCAGCTGTGCATTACTCCCGCGTCCACCGGCGACATAAATGTTCAGTGATTCATCGCTCGTCACCCCGGAGAAGTAATTTGTCTGCCGCGGATACACCCGCCGATACCAGCACAGATTGCCGTTCCGGTCATATTTAACCACTCCGCCACCCGAAGTCATTGAGCCCGCAATGATAACATTCCCTGCCCGGTCAACCGCACAGCCGTGAAGCCAGTCCAGATAAGGACTGTCAAACACCCGGGTCCAGACCGTATCGCCGTCACGGTTATAACGGATGAGCACAAAGACCGGATTGGAATCGACATCACTCTCGCCCACCACAATCAAATCTCCAGTTAGAATATCAACATCTCCCCAAGCCCACTTGTCAAATGCGAAATTATATCGCTGAGTCCATAATATGTCGATGGCATTAACGAAATTAAAAAAACTCAGTATGAGAGCAACTAAAAGGGGCAGAGCCCGGCCTCTGCTATGTGGCTCTGCCCCCTGGTTCAGGATTACCACGGTTCTACCACTGGGCTTCTACATGACTCTGAATTATCGCCTCGGGCGGAAGTTGGAATTCGTGCTCGCCTTTGATAAAGTGGGAATGTGTCGTTCCTACGCCATGACCTGCGGTATGATGCCATGCAATCGAGTCAGACTGGTGTCGTATAATTGGCGGCGGATTTAATAAATTCACCTGAACACCCTGTGCGTTTACTATTTTGTACCACATATCCAGATATAATTCGCCCAGGTTTGGCCGGGTAGTTTTCCCTCCGCCGTCATATTTCTTCTTCCCGGTGCGCTGATCTATCCAGCCCACAAACCAGGACTCAGCCTTAAATCCGCCATAAGTATGAGTGTCAATTGTTGCGTTGGGTGTCTGAGCAAGTCTTTCGCTGGCAGTCAGGTATCCTCGCTGATGCAGCTGTTCTATTGTAACCTCAACAAATTCCGGACCGGGTGATTCGCTGTCTACGCTGTAATCCTCAAAAATTACTGCGTGAAGATTACCTTCCTCATCCTGATACTCATACAGATAGTAATGCACGGTGCTGGTGCCCTGCGCTACCAGCAGGGGGGGCGAAAAGCAGGCTGGTGTTCTTACAGTTCATGCTTACCTCCTTTTTGCAGCCTTTGCCTGCTGTTCTTGGTGGCTCTGCCACCTGAAAATAATAACCCGTCCCCCGCCTTCTGTCAAGCGGTCTGCTCCCCTGTTTTCATTTTGCACTTTGCACTCTGCATTGTGAAAGAGATTCCTCGACTCAGTTTCACTCCGCTCGGAATGACCTGAAGGGACAAGCGATTCCTCGACTCGACTGACGCCTCGCTCGGAATGACACCTCTTTTCGTCATTTCGAGCGACGCCGAGCGATAGCGAGGCGGAGTCGAGAAATCTCTCCGCCTTACACTTTGCACTTTGCATTGTGAAAGCGATTCCTCGACTCCGCTCGGAATGACCTGAAGGGACAAGCGATTCCTCGGCATGCTCGGAATGACAAGAGAGCAAAGTCATTTCACCCGGCGCCTGAGGCGAACCGTTTCCTGTCATCCCGACCGGAGCGACACCACAGGCGCGCATTCTTCGGTCATTTCGACCGGAGCGGAGCCAAAGGCGGAGCGGAGTGGAGAAATCCCTTATCTCACCACCACCAGCCGGTGCCGGCGCTGCAC
This window of the candidate division WOR-3 bacterium genome carries:
- a CDS encoding flagellar assembly protein T N-terminal domain-containing protein, whose amino-acid sequence is MRALTFFLLILPFVFCYQPAYTAKTGSSTPAPGSEVVLSGGEGVEVLAEGVAAITGEPDIARDGALRDALRKAVEQAVGSFINAETRVQNFQLLSDRIYANSSGYVASYRVVSESREQGLYRVVIRARVKTDRIENDLQAIGILLNEQGRPRVLVVVQGDEEGDEDAGFVEARISGYFAERGFPVVDRQTLEQNLAREQLRRLIAGDSAAAQLAGLRTGAEIGIVGRLNRSQERRRSPYTQTETQFYQAGLVLRAVNLQTAAVLATSTVSLTLPFSRTEVLNRVADSSSRLLMNRILAGWSRRTNTTEIVCRNAGYEKVERLKTELSTKLRGVVTVVSRELAGDQALIEVVSETTTQEVLSGLQERGFTVRFEVLGWTNNRIEIKFTD
- a CDS encoding CsgG/HfaB family protein; this encodes MKSFYLALLSAVVCAGVVLNCTPAMVKAVQPYSISPEFDLSRTWRIAVLPPAGGSSDTGDEGGLREFAELQLLKIPTVVVVDRSKVDAVLNEQEFSWSGVVDPQTAARLGGLMGANALMSIRIGKVKHDPFFSDSPNQRDAEVSVRIVSVENGSVLYSAQGQSSSFEGAEEALKGAVLTALLPLLEKGGVK
- a CDS encoding SBBP repeat-containing protein, with product MVILNQGAEPHSRGRALPLLVALILSFFNFVNAIDILWTQRYNFAFDKWAWGDVDILTGDLIVVGESDVDSNPVFVLIRYNRDGDTVWTRVFDSPYLDWLHGCAVDRAGNVIIAGSMTSGGGVVKYDRNGNLCWYRRVYPRQTNYFSGVTSDESLNIYVAGGRGSNAQLMKLSPGGESLWLREYDFGYPLEDIVSLYYSTNGYIAGAGDVAVEGGQFDCLSIQWNETGDVSWVRILHIKPQDEARDITADSEGNLYITGDAWDETQQGIVQPDSFVTARYQPDGTLDWVRVDGLSHYSWGEAIGFDPSGQLLVAGGCYDSILNESSGAILCYSLDGTLLWHWTYRQENQNCRFTDIVIAEPGVCYVIGEVANADYDSSDFLVLKLRYPVGMAEGRPAEVPAGDISPATLVCAGATLRFSVGCAGDYRLVVRDVSGQERLVYAGYLARGENRISLPSLPAGVYFLDLAGAGVQRRHRLVVVR